The window ATCTGAACCAAATATCATGAAGATAAAAATTTGGCAgcttaatacaaaaaaaaacatatccTGATAAGTGATAACGGTCTGTCTATCTCACTTTTATGCTACACCTTCATATCATATACGACCAAATCATAACTCTGGAACAATATATTCAgatatatatactatacattGTAACCTACCCAATTAGAATAGTTGCACACTTTGATCAGAGTGTTACAAATAGCACAGGCGATCGCGAGCCTCTTACCTCTTGGAAGCCCTCCCATTGCCCGAATCCTTCAACAACCATTCCCGGTTATTTAATAACAAGACAATTATTATGAACAAGTCTTGTCAGCGAGCAGAATCTTGTTTACAGATCTGCATTTATCGACAAGTACCCCcattaaaggaaaaaaaaatggagtttCAACATTGAAGCTCAAGGATATTCATATGGTAAatgcacattttttaaaaaatattgatgtaaaaaaagtactccacaAAGAATGTAGCTTTTACCCAGTTTGAGAAAGCTTCCTTTCAGAATAGCTGGTGAGCCTGTGGATGCCTAGCCAAGTAAGACGAACTGGTGCTAATGCTGTTCTCTTCACCTCGGAATGGATCAGAGTACGTGGAATTCGAAGGGGACCAAACTGGGACAATCCCGccgtctctctctcttctaGTGGTACTGGATGACTCTGCTGTTGAATCTTCAGAATTTCTACGACCTCTTGCGAAATTGGATTGTAGGAAACCATCATTCGTTCTACCTGTCTGGATTATAGCTTGGCCGCGTCGTTCTCTTCTCGGCTCCTCTGCAGGGTTTACATTTGAAGGGACCTCAGCTCTATTATCATCGCCTGTGCTTCTGAGATCAACTGACGTCTCTTCATCTGCAACGCGGATGAAAGAAGAGGTCATGCTTGGTACCATTTGATCCCCATAGCGGCGAATGACTGCATTTGGAGGATTGTTTCTGATAGGTTCATTGTCCATCTCCATGTCTGTATTCGGAGGGAATGCAATAGGAGTGTATTCGGATGAGTCTCCAAGGCCCTCTTCCATTCCATTCTCGATTGCAGTTTGTGAAGCCCCTTCCTGCTGCCACATTTGTGCAAGTGCTTCTTCCAACCTAGCGTTTGCAGCATCTATTTCGACTATAGGAAGAGGGTAATTCGAACCAAGTTCGATTCCGGCAGCTTGTAGCATACTTTCTGGCGCATTCCATGGATGATGTATCCACTCTGTCGGCAATCTAGAAAGTTCAGGAAGCCATCTTCGAACATATTCTCCATTTGGATCGAACTTGTAACCCTCAATCTATCAAAACATAATAGAAATCTAGTTCTCAACTTTGTTGAAATCATCAAATTGGAAATTCTCCAAGTAATTGGAGCAAAGCaaagaaccaacaaaaatGTGCGAGACACTGAGACCCTTAGAGCAACTTAACCCGGTAGAAGCATGGAGCTAAATAATATTTGGCATGTTtaagaaaattcaatatatttggaaatttaaGTACAAGGTAAAAGCATAGATAGACAAGGTACCGGTCAAACACCTGAGGGTATGTCAAATTCTTCGAACATCTATGACACAGTAACAAGGTTTTTAACCAGATgtcaaaaattcaaagaaatgCAATCGATATACacattatatacatattaGAAAAATCACTTGCCCAAAATAGAAAGGCTTTTTCCATGTCAAcaattatttatctatttttgcAATGATATAAAAAGAGAGGTTTTTTACAGTTTTTACTGTAATATGAGAGACAGAAACAGCAGTCCATTGCTTAATGTCAACTGTCAACGCATCCAAAAGCATCAAGAAAAGTTGCGAGTACGGACCTGTAGGTTATCAAGGCGGTCAAACGCTCGACCATCTGGAAGTGTTCCAGTGATATATTGCCAACCAAGGGCATCGCTCTCAAGATCTGCATCCAGTAGGGTATCCCAGAAGTACTTCATTCCCCATCTCCAAGGCAGCTGCAGAACTTTGACAAAGAAACTCGAGACTACAACACGTATCCGATCATGTAGCCATCCAGTGGCCCATAGCTCCCTCATACCAGCATCCACCAAAGGATATCCAGTCCGGCCTTGTCTCCATGCTTTGAAGTAGCCCTCGTCCACAACCCAAGGGAAATACTTGAAGTGGCCAAGTAACGGCCTTTCATGGCTGTAAGGATGATTGAAACTCATGTATCTGGAATACTCCCTCAGCCCTATACTTTTGAGGAACAAA is drawn from Salvia hispanica cultivar TCC Black 2014 chromosome 6, UniMelb_Shisp_WGS_1.0, whole genome shotgun sequence and contains these coding sequences:
- the LOC125195725 gene encoding cryptochrome-1-like (The sequence of the model RefSeq protein was modified relative to this genomic sequence to represent the inferred CDS: added 538 bases not found in genome assembly) produces the protein MGIPGGGCSIVWFRRDLRVEDNPALAAGMRAGAVVAVFVWAPEEEGHYFPGRVSRWWLKNSLSHLDSSLRSLGTPLLTKRSTDSVSSLLEVVKLTGAGQLFFNHLYDPISLVRDHRVKEVLTAEGVTVRSFNADLLYEPWEVLDQDGRPFNTFSGFWDRCLSMPYDPEAPLLPPKRIFPGDVSRCNPDTLIFEDESEKGSNALLARAWSPGWSNADKALTTFLNGPLIEYSKNRRKADSATTSFLSPHLHFGEVSVRKVFHLVRIKQVLWANEGNKAGEESVNLFLKSIGLREYSRYMSFNHPYSHERPLLGHFKYFPWVVDEGYFKAWRQGRTGYPLVDAGMRELWATGWLHDRIRVVVSSFFVKVLQLPWRWGMKYFWDTLLDADLESDALGWQYITGTLPDGRAFDRLDNLQIEGYKFDPNGEYVRRWLPELSRLPTEWIHHPWNAPESMLQAAGIELGSNYPLPIVEIDAANARLEEALAQMWQQEGASQTAIENGMEEGLGDSSEYTPIAFPPNTDMEMDNEPIRNNPPNAVIRRYGDQMVPSMTSSFIRVADEETSVDLRSTGDDNRAEVPSNVNPAEEPRRERRGQAIIQTGRTNDGFLQSNFARGRRNSEDSTAESSSTTRRERDGGIVPVWSPSNSTYSDPFRGEENSISTSSSYLARHPQAHQLF